A portion of the Trichomycterus rosablanca isolate fTriRos1 chromosome 17, fTriRos1.hap1, whole genome shotgun sequence genome contains these proteins:
- the ralbb gene encoding v-ral simian leukemia viral oncogene homolog Bb (ras related), giving the protein MAANKNKGQSSLVLHKVIMVGSGGVGKSALTLQFMYDEFVEDYEPTKADSYRKKVVLDGEEVQIDILDTAGQEDYAAIRDNYFRSGEGFLLVFSITEQESFSATSDFREQILRVKSEEDKIPLLVVGNKSDLEDRRQVSVTSAREKAEEWGVQYVETSAKTRANVDKVFFDLMREVRAKKMAENKDKNGKKGGKKKKSLKERCTLL; this is encoded by the exons ATGGCAGCCAATAAGAACAAGGGTCAGAGCTCTCTGGTTCTGCACAAGGTCATCATGGTGGGAAGTGGAGGAGTGGGCAAGTCAGCCCTCACGCTGCAGTTCATGTATGACGAG TTTGTAGAGGACTATGAGCCTACTAAAGCCGACAGCTACAGAAAGAAGGTGGTGCTCGATGGAGAGGAGGTTCAGATCGACATTCTGGACACAGCAGGACAGGAGGACTATGCTGCTATCAGGGATAATTACTTCCGCAGTGGAGAAGGGTTCCTGCTGGTTTTCTCCATCACTGAGCAGGAGTCCTTCAGTGCCACCTCAGACTTCAG agagCAGATACTCCGTGTGAAGTCAGAGGAGGATAAGATTCCTTTGCTCGTGGTTGGGAATAAGTCGGATTTGGAGGACAGGAGACAGGTGTCTGTGACGAGTGCTCGGGAAAAAGCAGAAGAATGGGGAGTGCAGTATGTGGAAACATCAGCCAAAACCCGAGCCAACGTTGATAAG GTGTTCTTTGACCTGATGAGGGAGGTACGGGCAAAAAAGATGGCAGAGAACAAGGACAAAAATGGAAAGAAAGGTggcaagaagaagaagagccTGAAGGAACGTTGTACACTGCTTTAG